The genomic stretch TGAAAAAGCATTTACTCCTAACATTAGGAATAATATTGTTAAACCTAGTGAGTATTTAACACTCTTATACCTCTTTGCTAAAAATTTTAGACTTCTTTCTACACTGTTAAGATTATTACTTCGCATTTTAAACCCCCTTATATATTTTTGTTATATGTTCATTTTATTACTAGCATCCCCTTCTAAGAAATTTAATTTTATTAATTATATTTTATATTTTTACCCTAATAAAAGTCAAGTTTTATTTTGTAGAAATTAAAAAAATGCTATAATAATTTATTATATATAAAATTTAAGGATGTAAAAATAATGGAAAAAATTTTAATAACAGGTGCAAGTTCAGGAATAGGAAAAGAGTTAGCAAAAAATTTAGCAAGTAAATGTAAAAAACTTTTCCTATTAGCTCGTTCACTTGATAAATTAAATCTTCTAAAAAAAGAATTGGAAGAAAAATTTTCTTCTCTTGAATGTGTTTGCATAAAATATGATTTAACTGATATAAATAATTTAGAAAATATTGTTGAAAATTGTGATGTTGATTTAGTTATTAATTGTGCAGGCTTTGGAAAAATAACTGATTTTTCAAAATTAAGTGATAAAGAAGATTTAGATACTATAAATGTGAATTTTATTTCTCCACTTATTTTAACTAAAAAATTTTCAGAAAAATTTTTACAAAATGGACAAGGAATTATTTTAAATGTTTGCTCAACTGCTGCACTGTATCAACATCCATATATGGCAGTATACAGTTCAACAAAATCTGCACTACTACATTATTCTTTGGCACTTGATGAAGAATTATCTCATAAAAATAAAAATGTAAGAGTCCTATCTGTTTGTCCTGGACCAACTGCTAGTAATTTTTTTGATAAAGATATACAAGAAAAATTTGGAAATTCACAAAAATTTATGATGAGTTCAAAAGATGTAGCAAAAAGAATTATAAAAATGATAGAAAAGAAAAAAAGATTTTCTATTATTGGTTTCAGAAATAAACTATCTATGTTTTTAATAAATTTATTACCTATTTCATTACAATTAAAACTTGTAGGCTTAATTTTAAAAAAGGTGATTAAATGACAATATTATTTAATACTTTATTAACACTAACTATAATTTTACTTATTTTAAAATTAATTTTTTCTTTTATTTATTTTCAAAAAATAAATAGTTTAGAAAAATCAAAAATAGATGAAAGTAAATACACAATAGTTCAACCTATTTTATCTGGTGATCCTAGACTTCAAGAAGATTTAACAACTAATTTAAAAAATACTACTGATATGAAATTTATTTGGCTTGTTGATAAAAGTGATGAAATAGCTATCTCAACTGTAAAAAATATTTTAGAAAATAAAGAATATTCTAACAGGCTTAAAGTTTATTATCTAGATGATGTTCAACAAGAAGTAAATCCTAAAATATTTAAGTTAGAGCAGATTGTAGACAAGATTGAAACTGAATTTACAATAATTTTAGATGATGATGCTATAATTGATAGAAAAAGATTAAATGAATTGAGTGTCTATGAAAAAGATAATACTGAATGGATAGCCACAGGAATTCCTTACAATTATAATATTAAAGGCTTTTATTCAAAATTGGTTTCTGCCTTTATAAATTCTAATTCAATTTTTTCATATTTTTCTTTATCTTTTTTAAAAGAAAATAAGACTATAAATGGAATGTTCTATATTTTAAGAACTGATATTTTAAAAAAATATTCTGCTTTTGAGAATATAAAATATTGGCTTTGTGATGATTTAGCCTTAGCTACTTATTTACTTTCAAAAGATGTAAAAATTATTCAAACTACAATTTTTTGTAATGTAAGAAATACTGTTCCTAGTTTTAAAAGATATATACTTCTTATGAAAAGATGGCTTTTATTTAGCAATGTATACATGAAAAATGCTTTTTCTATAAAGTTTTTATTTATAATATTATTACCAATAATATTACCAACTTTTCTATTATTTTTAAGTTTTTATTTGGGAATAAATTATTTGATGATAATTTTAAATTTATTTATAGGAAAAGTTGCACTATTTTATATGGTTAGAATATTTATTTATGAGCCTTCTGGGATTTTTTCTTCTCAAACTAAGGAGCTTATATATGAAATATTAAGTGAATTTTTATTGCCTTTTATGTTAATATATACTCTTTTAACTCCACCTGTTATAATATGGAGAAATAAAAAAATCAGAGTAAAAGATGGGAAGATACATTATGAAATTTAAAGAATATTTAGAGAAATTAGAAAGTTTAGATATTTCCAAGACTCTTTTAAAAGAAGATAAAATTGTCTTTGTTATAAGTGGAAGTAGTAATCTTAAAACTGCTGCCTTAGAGCCAGATAGATTTGAAATCTTAAATATTTTTAAAGATTTTGGTTATAAAATAATAAATTCTAATTTTCCTTACAATGAA from Fusobacterium hwasookii encodes the following:
- a CDS encoding SDR family NAD(P)-dependent oxidoreductase, coding for MEKILITGASSGIGKELAKNLASKCKKLFLLARSLDKLNLLKKELEEKFSSLECVCIKYDLTDINNLENIVENCDVDLVINCAGFGKITDFSKLSDKEDLDTINVNFISPLILTKKFSEKFLQNGQGIILNVCSTAALYQHPYMAVYSSTKSALLHYSLALDEELSHKNKNVRVLSVCPGPTASNFFDKDIQEKFGNSQKFMMSSKDVAKRIIKMIEKKKRFSIIGFRNKLSMFLINLLPISLQLKLVGLILKKVIK
- a CDS encoding glycosyltransferase, which gives rise to MTILFNTLLTLTIILLILKLIFSFIYFQKINSLEKSKIDESKYTIVQPILSGDPRLQEDLTTNLKNTTDMKFIWLVDKSDEIAISTVKNILENKEYSNRLKVYYLDDVQQEVNPKIFKLEQIVDKIETEFTIILDDDAIIDRKRLNELSVYEKDNTEWIATGIPYNYNIKGFYSKLVSAFINSNSIFSYFSLSFLKENKTINGMFYILRTDILKKYSAFENIKYWLCDDLALATYLLSKDVKIIQTTIFCNVRNTVPSFKRYILLMKRWLLFSNVYMKNAFSIKFLFIILLPIILPTFLLFLSFYLGINYLMIILNLFIGKVALFYMVRIFIYEPSGIFSSQTKELIYEILSEFLLPFMLIYTLLTPPVIIWRNKKIRVKDGKIHYEI